A genomic region of Streptomyces sp. R33 contains the following coding sequences:
- a CDS encoding ABC transporter substrate-binding protein: MIRRKQAFAITAVIAALSLTAACGGSDGDKKSEGKGGGGAAFNAATTGMVNPSDAKGGELKLWSPQDVDYLDPARAYYGFVWDIQRLYVRQLLAYDSKPGKDGSKIVPDLAEALPVLSNEGKTYTLKIKDGVKFEDGTPITSKDFKYGIERVFAQDVLSGGPTYLIDLLDQGQKYPGPYKDTDPNKMGLKSVETPDDKTIVFNLASANSDFSYLLAMPSSSPVPAAKDTGATYTNKPVSTGPYKVESFTASKGATFVRNENWDPKTDTIRKGLPDKVSFTVTTNPDDMDARLLSGDIDLAIDGTGMQQAGKNKVLKDENLKKNADNPFTGYIRYFAFPTTVAPFDNIECRKAVIYAADPKSLQTARGGPTSGDLGANMLPPGIPGSDKSYDPYNLTKGEPQEAKAKEALKACGKPDGFETTIAVRNNRAPEVKTAESLQASLAKVGIKVTIDQYDGKLSSSTIGSPENVKKKNYGIIVMGWGADYNSGSGFLQPLVDGKFIQPNANNNYTMINDPEINELFKTAAAAATPEAAAPFYTDINKKVMEKALYLPINFDKAFVYHNPRLTNVYFNDSMGKIDLATVGIAAK, translated from the coding sequence GTGATCCGCAGAAAGCAGGCATTCGCGATCACCGCCGTGATCGCCGCCCTGTCCCTGACCGCCGCGTGCGGTGGCAGTGACGGCGACAAGAAGTCCGAGGGCAAGGGCGGCGGTGGCGCTGCCTTCAACGCCGCGACCACCGGCATGGTGAACCCCTCGGACGCCAAGGGCGGCGAGCTCAAGCTCTGGTCGCCGCAGGACGTCGACTACCTCGACCCGGCGCGTGCCTACTACGGCTTCGTGTGGGACATCCAGCGCCTCTACGTGCGCCAGCTGCTCGCGTACGACAGCAAGCCGGGCAAGGACGGCAGCAAGATCGTCCCGGACCTCGCCGAGGCCCTGCCGGTCCTGAGCAACGAGGGCAAGACGTACACCCTCAAGATCAAGGACGGCGTGAAGTTCGAGGACGGTACGCCGATCACCTCGAAGGACTTCAAGTACGGCATCGAGCGCGTCTTCGCGCAGGACGTGCTGTCCGGCGGTCCCACCTACCTGATCGACCTGCTCGACCAGGGCCAGAAGTACCCCGGTCCGTACAAGGACACCGACCCCAACAAGATGGGTCTGAAGTCCGTCGAGACGCCGGACGACAAGACGATCGTCTTCAACCTGGCGAGCGCCAACTCCGACTTCAGCTACCTGCTGGCCATGCCGTCCTCCTCGCCGGTCCCGGCGGCCAAGGACACGGGCGCCACGTACACCAACAAGCCGGTCTCCACCGGCCCGTACAAGGTCGAGAGCTTCACCGCGAGCAAGGGCGCGACCTTCGTCCGCAACGAGAACTGGGACCCGAAGACCGACACGATCCGCAAGGGTCTGCCGGACAAGGTCTCGTTCACGGTGACCACCAACCCGGACGACATGGACGCGCGTCTGCTGTCGGGCGACATCGACCTCGCCATCGACGGCACGGGCATGCAGCAGGCCGGCAAGAACAAGGTCCTCAAGGACGAGAACCTGAAGAAGAACGCGGACAACCCGTTCACGGGCTACATCCGCTACTTCGCCTTCCCGACCACGGTCGCGCCGTTCGACAACATCGAGTGCCGCAAGGCCGTCATCTACGCGGCCGACCCGAAGTCCCTGCAGACCGCCCGCGGCGGCCCGACCAGCGGTGACCTGGGCGCGAACATGCTGCCGCCCGGCATCCCCGGTTCGGACAAGAGCTACGACCCGTACAACCTGACCAAGGGCGAGCCGCAGGAGGCCAAGGCCAAGGAGGCCCTCAAGGCCTGTGGCAAGCCGGACGGGTTCGAGACCACCATCGCGGTGCGCAACAACCGCGCCCCCGAGGTGAAGACCGCCGAGTCCCTGCAGGCGTCGCTCGCCAAGGTCGGCATCAAGGTCACCATCGACCAGTACGACGGCAAGCTCTCCTCCTCCACGATCGGTTCGCCCGAGAACGTGAAGAAGAAGAACTACGGCATCATCGTGATGGGCTGGGGCGCCGACTACAACTCCGGCTCGGGCTTCCTGCAGCCGCTCGTCGACGGCAAGTTCATCCAGCCGAACGCCAACAACAACTACACGATGATCAACGACCCGGAGATCAACGAGCTCTTCAAGACGGCTGCGGCCGCCGCGACTCCGGAAGCCGCTGCTCCGTTCTACACGGACATCAACAAGAAGGTCATGGAGAAGGCCCTCTACCTTCCCATCAACTTCGACAAGGCCTTCGTCTACCACAACCCGCGTCTGACGAACGTCTACTTCAACGACTCCATGGGCAAGATCGACCTGGCCACCGTCGGCATCGCCGCCAAGTAG
- a CDS encoding enhanced serine sensitivity protein SseB yields the protein MQGGGWPDNELEQVLGAALGQADAGARIVEVLGRSLLWVPLPGGGGPDAAGLVLPTMEIAGAAYVPVYSSEAQFRACAGPAMDFAVAPAVEFARGLPPQLGIAVNPEGAVGVPLPPPAVAELCRIGRTPLDGPATGGRVRLYEPDWQEDPVDFLTAAAEEFRATGVVAAAHRCLASVEGGDPELYIGVRLLGWEPEMRNAPMDALGRALTRVPPPWPVQLILLDAAQDPVVDFIVTRVRPFYLP from the coding sequence ATGCAGGGCGGCGGCTGGCCGGACAACGAGCTGGAGCAGGTGCTCGGGGCGGCGCTCGGGCAGGCGGACGCCGGGGCCCGGATCGTCGAGGTGCTCGGCCGGAGCCTGCTCTGGGTGCCCCTGCCCGGCGGTGGCGGCCCGGACGCGGCCGGCCTCGTGCTCCCCACCATGGAGATCGCCGGGGCCGCGTACGTCCCCGTCTACAGCTCCGAGGCCCAGTTCCGCGCCTGCGCCGGACCCGCCATGGACTTCGCCGTCGCCCCGGCCGTCGAGTTCGCCCGGGGGCTGCCCCCGCAGCTCGGCATCGCCGTGAACCCCGAGGGCGCCGTCGGCGTCCCGCTGCCCCCGCCCGCCGTTGCGGAGCTCTGCCGCATCGGCCGGACCCCGCTCGACGGCCCCGCCACCGGCGGCCGCGTCCGGCTCTACGAGCCCGACTGGCAGGAAGACCCGGTGGACTTCCTGACCGCCGCCGCCGAGGAGTTCCGCGCGACCGGCGTGGTCGCCGCCGCCCACCGCTGCCTCGCCAGCGTCGAGGGCGGGGACCCGGAGCTCTACATCGGCGTCCGGCTGCTGGGATGGGAGCCCGAGATGCGGAACGCCCCGATGGACGCCCTCGGCCGGGCCCTGACCCGGGTACCGCCGCCCTGGCCCGTGCAGTTGATCCTCCTGGACGCCGCGCAGGACCCGGTGGTCGACTTCATCGTTACGCGCGTACGCCCCTTCTACCTGCCGTAG
- a CDS encoding L-serine ammonia-lyase, producing the protein MAISVFDLFSIGIGPSSSHTVGPMRAARMFVTRLKKDGVLAETASVRAELFGSLGATGHGHGTPKAVLLGLEGHSPRSVNVETADDEVERIRRSGRLRLLGTEIGSAHEIAFDEPNQLILHRRRSLPYHANGMTLFAYDASGAPLLEKTYYSVGGGFVVDEDAVGEDRIKLDDTELKYPFRSGDEMLRMARDSGLSISAMMLENEKAWRTEEEIREGLLEIWRVMQACVARGMSREGILPGGLKVRRRAANTARKLRSEGDPLALSMEWITLYAMAVNEENAAGGRVVTAPTNGAAGIIPAVLHYYVNFVPGADEEGVVRFLLAAGAIGLLFKENASISGAEVGCQGEVGSACSMAAGALAEVLGGTPEQVENAAEIGMEHNLGLTCDPVGGLVQIPCIERNGMAAVKAVTAAKMAMRGDGTHKVSLDKVIKTMKETGADMKIKYKETSRGGLAVNVIEC; encoded by the coding sequence GTGGCCATCTCCGTCTTCGACCTCTTCTCCATCGGCATCGGCCCCTCCTCCTCCCACACGGTCGGCCCGATGCGGGCCGCCCGCATGTTCGTGACGCGGCTGAAGAAGGACGGCGTGCTCGCCGAGACCGCCTCGGTGCGTGCCGAGCTGTTCGGCTCCCTCGGCGCGACCGGCCACGGCCATGGCACGCCCAAGGCGGTGCTCCTGGGCCTGGAGGGCCACTCCCCCCGCTCGGTGAACGTGGAGACGGCCGACGACGAGGTGGAGCGCATCCGCCGGAGCGGGCGCCTGCGCCTGCTCGGCACCGAGATCGGGAGCGCGCACGAGATCGCGTTCGACGAGCCGAACCAGCTGATCCTGCACCGCCGCCGGTCCCTGCCGTACCACGCGAACGGCATGACGCTCTTCGCGTACGACGCCTCGGGCGCCCCGCTGCTGGAGAAGACGTACTACTCGGTCGGCGGCGGCTTCGTGGTGGACGAGGACGCGGTCGGCGAGGACCGGATCAAGCTCGACGACACCGAGCTGAAGTACCCGTTCCGCAGCGGTGACGAGATGCTGCGCATGGCCCGGGACAGCGGCCTGTCGATCTCCGCGATGATGCTGGAGAACGAGAAGGCCTGGCGCACGGAGGAGGAGATCCGCGAGGGTCTGCTCGAGATCTGGCGCGTCATGCAGGCCTGCGTCGCGCGCGGCATGTCGCGCGAGGGCATCCTGCCGGGCGGCCTGAAGGTCCGGCGCCGGGCGGCGAACACGGCCCGCAAGCTCCGCTCCGAGGGCGACCCGCTGGCGCTGTCGATGGAGTGGATCACCCTCTACGCGATGGCCGTGAACGAGGAGAACGCCGCGGGCGGCCGGGTGGTCACCGCTCCGACGAACGGCGCCGCGGGCATCATCCCGGCGGTCCTGCACTACTACGTGAACTTCGTGCCCGGCGCCGACGAGGAGGGCGTGGTCCGCTTCCTGCTGGCGGCCGGTGCGATAGGCCTGCTCTTCAAGGAGAACGCCTCGATCTCCGGCGCCGAGGTCGGCTGCCAGGGCGAGGTCGGCTCGGCCTGCTCGATGGCGGCCGGCGCCCTCGCCGAGGTCCTGGGCGGCACCCCGGAGCAGGTCGAGAACGCGGCCGAGATCGGCATGGAGCACAACCTGGGCCTGACCTGCGACCCGGTCGGCGGCCTGGTCCAGATCCCGTGCATCGAGCGCAACGGCATGGCGGCGGTCAAGGCGGTCACGGCGGCGAAGATGGCGATGCGCGGCGACGGCACCCACAAGGTCTCCCTCGACAAGGTCATCAAGACCATGAAGGAGACGGGCGCCGACATGAAGATCAAGTACAAGGAGACCTCCCGCGGCGGTCTGGCGGTCAACGTCATCGAGTGCTGA
- the glyA gene encoding serine hydroxymethyltransferase codes for MSVLNTPLHELDPDVAAAVDAELARQQSTLEMIASENFAPVAVMEAQGSVLTNKYAEGYPGRRYYGGCEHVDVVEQIAIDRIKALFGAEAANVQPHSGAQANAAAMFALLKPGDTIMGLNLAHGGHLTHGMKINFSGKLYNVVPYHVDETGEVDMAEVERLAKESKPQLIVAGWSAYPRQLDFAAFRRIADEVGAYLMVDMAHFAGLVAAGLHPNPVPHAHVVTTTTHKTLGGPRGGVILSTQELAKKINSAVFPGQQGGPLEHVIAAKAVSFKVAASPEFKERQERTLEGAKILAERLVQDDVKAVGVDVLTGGTDVHLVLVDLRNSELDGQQAEDRLHEVGITVNRNAIPNDPRPPMVTSGLRIGTPALATRGFDAEAFTEVAEIIAQALKPAYDSEALKARVSALAAKFPLYPSL; via the coding sequence ATGTCCGTACTGAACACCCCCCTCCACGAGCTCGACCCCGACGTCGCCGCCGCCGTCGACGCCGAGCTCGCCCGCCAGCAGTCCACCCTGGAAATGATCGCGTCGGAGAACTTCGCTCCGGTCGCCGTCATGGAGGCCCAGGGCTCGGTCCTGACCAACAAGTACGCCGAGGGCTACCCGGGCCGCCGCTACTACGGCGGCTGCGAGCACGTCGACGTCGTCGAGCAGATCGCGATCGACCGCATCAAGGCGCTGTTCGGCGCCGAGGCCGCGAACGTCCAGCCGCACTCGGGTGCGCAGGCGAACGCGGCCGCGATGTTCGCGCTGCTGAAGCCGGGCGACACGATCATGGGCCTGAACCTGGCCCACGGCGGTCACCTGACCCACGGCATGAAGATCAACTTCTCCGGCAAGCTCTACAACGTGGTCCCGTACCACGTCGACGAGACCGGCGAGGTCGACATGGCCGAGGTCGAGCGCCTCGCCAAGGAGTCCAAGCCGCAGCTGATCGTCGCCGGCTGGTCCGCCTACCCGCGCCAGCTGGACTTCGCCGCCTTCCGCCGCATCGCGGACGAGGTCGGCGCGTACCTGATGGTCGACATGGCGCACTTCGCCGGCCTGGTGGCCGCGGGCCTGCACCCGAACCCGGTGCCGCACGCCCACGTCGTCACCACCACCACGCACAAGACCCTCGGCGGTCCGCGCGGCGGCGTCATCCTGTCGACGCAGGAGCTGGCCAAGAAGATCAACTCCGCGGTCTTCCCGGGTCAGCAGGGCGGCCCGCTGGAGCACGTGATCGCGGCCAAGGCGGTCTCCTTCAAGGTGGCGGCCTCGCCCGAGTTCAAGGAGCGCCAGGAGCGCACCCTCGAGGGCGCGAAGATCCTCGCCGAGCGCCTGGTCCAGGACGACGTCAAGGCCGTGGGCGTGGACGTCCTCACCGGCGGCACCGACGTGCACCTGGTCCTGGTCGACCTGCGCAACTCCGAGCTCGACGGGCAGCAGGCCGAGGACCGCCTCCACGAGGTCGGCATCACGGTCAACCGCAACGCGATCCCGAACGACCCGCGGCCGCCGATGGTCACCTCGGGTCTGCGGATCGGTACGCCGGCCCTCGCGACCCGCGGTTTCGACGCCGAGGCCTTCACCGAGGTCGCCGAGATCATCGCGCAGGCGCTGAAGCCGGCCTACGACAGCGAGGCCCTCAAGGCCCGCGTCTCCGCGCTCGCCGCGAAGTTCCCGCTGTACCCGTCGCTCTAG
- a CDS encoding ABC transporter permease, giving the protein MTAPLHDTSAESPAPVSVADVPAKAIEGRSPGRIAWMRLKRDKVALTGGVVVIFLILVAVFAPQIVSLLGHPPNEFHEDLIDPDLGTPLGSFGGMSSDFLLGVEPTNGRDVFSRIVYGARISLVVAFLSAFVSVTIGSLLGALAGFLGGWVDGIISRLMDLLLAFPQLLFTIALVSVVPNSLWGFEGSGVRMGVLIVVIGFFGWPYIGRIVRGQTISLREREYVEAARSLGAGRGYILIKELLPNLVAPILVYSTLLIPTNILTEAALSFLGAGVKPPTASWGKMLSDAIPIYQDDPAYMVVPGITIFITVLAFNLFGDGLRDALDPKGS; this is encoded by the coding sequence ATGACGGCACCACTGCATGACACGAGCGCGGAATCACCCGCACCCGTGTCCGTAGCCGACGTCCCTGCCAAGGCCATCGAAGGCCGCTCGCCCGGCCGCATCGCCTGGATGCGGCTCAAGCGCGACAAGGTCGCGCTGACCGGCGGCGTGGTCGTGATCTTCCTGATCCTGGTGGCGGTCTTCGCACCGCAGATCGTGAGCCTGCTGGGCCACCCGCCCAACGAGTTCCACGAGGACTTGATCGACCCGGACCTGGGCACACCGCTCGGATCCTTCGGCGGGATGAGCTCCGACTTCCTGCTCGGCGTCGAACCCACCAACGGCCGCGACGTGTTCAGCCGGATCGTCTACGGCGCCCGCATCTCCCTGGTCGTCGCCTTCCTGTCGGCCTTCGTGTCGGTCACCATAGGCAGCCTGCTCGGCGCCCTCGCCGGGTTCCTCGGCGGCTGGGTCGACGGCATCATCAGCCGTCTGATGGACCTGCTGCTGGCCTTCCCGCAGCTGCTGTTCACCATCGCCCTGGTCTCCGTCGTCCCCAACTCCCTCTGGGGGTTCGAGGGTTCGGGCGTACGGATGGGCGTACTGATCGTCGTCATCGGCTTCTTCGGCTGGCCGTACATCGGCCGTATCGTCCGGGGCCAGACGATCTCCCTGCGGGAGCGCGAGTACGTCGAGGCCGCCCGCAGCCTCGGGGCGGGCCGCGGCTACATCCTGATCAAGGAGCTGCTGCCCAATCTGGTCGCGCCGATCCTCGTCTACTCGACGCTGCTCATCCCGACCAACATCCTGACGGAGGCGGCCCTCAGCTTCCTCGGTGCCGGCGTCAAGCCGCCCACCGCCTCCTGGGGAAAGATGCTCTCCGACGCCATCCCCATCTACCAGGACGACCCCGCGTACATGGTGGTCCCGGGTATCACGATCTTCATCACCGTCCTGGCGTTCAACCTCTTCGGGGACGGGCTGCGTGACGCACTCGACCCCAAGGGCAGCTGA
- the gcvH gene encoding glycine cleavage system protein GcvH has product MSNPQQLRYSKEHEWLSTAEDGVATVGITEFAANALGDVVYAQLPEVGDTVTAGETCGELESTKSVSDLYSPVTGEVVEANQDVVDDPALVNSAPFEGGWLFKVRVAEEPADLLSADEYAKLTAGN; this is encoded by the coding sequence ATGAGCAACCCCCAGCAGCTGCGTTACAGCAAGGAGCACGAGTGGCTGTCGACCGCCGAGGACGGCGTCGCGACGGTCGGCATCACGGAGTTCGCGGCCAACGCGCTCGGTGACGTCGTCTACGCCCAGCTCCCCGAGGTCGGCGACACGGTGACCGCGGGCGAGACCTGCGGCGAGCTGGAGTCGACCAAGTCCGTCAGCGACCTGTACTCCCCCGTCACCGGTGAGGTCGTCGAGGCCAACCAGGACGTCGTGGACGACCCGGCGCTCGTGAACAGCGCCCCGTTCGAGGGCGGCTGGCTGTTCAAGGTGCGCGTCGCGGAGGAGCCGGCCGACCTGCTCTCCGCCGACGAGTACGCCAAGCTCACCGCCGGTAACTGA
- a CDS encoding SsgA family sporulation/cell division regulator — translation MTQRPALPWRAGRCTFLCEDGPSGPPGRDLRPAGAAWRWASLPGRADSPRKPTERWSACTARTVSSTTSSRSGWRPRPRPCRCSGPSPTAATGPTELALDFRGAGMHVARWVFSRDLLLDGETCARGEGDVQVWPRWQGREPRVFLAFTNGERSCVVSARAKDVRALCRRLVALVPRGEEQRYYDLDAELSTLLPR, via the coding sequence GTGACGCAGCGGCCCGCCCTTCCCTGGAGGGCGGGCCGCTGCACGTTCCTGTGCGAAGACGGGCCCAGCGGCCCTCCGGGTCGGGACCTTCGGCCCGCGGGGGCGGCCTGGAGGTGGGCTAGCTTGCCCGGGAGGGCGGATTCCCCCCGTAAGCCGACAGAGAGGTGGAGCGCATGCACGGCGCGGACGGTATCGAGCACCACGTCCTCCCGCTCCGGCTGGAGGCCTCGCCCGCGCCCCTGCCGCTGCTCGGGGCCTTCACCTACCGCTGCGACCGGCCCTACCGAGCTGGCCCTCGACTTCCGGGGCGCCGGGATGCACGTGGCGCGCTGGGTGTTCTCCCGGGACCTGCTGCTCGACGGGGAGACCTGCGCGAGGGGCGAGGGGGACGTCCAGGTGTGGCCGCGGTGGCAGGGCAGGGAGCCGCGCGTGTTCCTCGCCTTCACCAACGGCGAGCGCAGCTGCGTGGTGTCCGCCCGGGCGAAGGACGTGCGCGCGCTGTGCCGACGGCTGGTCGCGCTGGTGCCGCGGGGCGAGGAGCAGCGGTACTACGACCTCGACGCCGAGCTGAGCACGCTTCTGCCCCGGTAA
- the gcvT gene encoding glycine cleavage system aminomethyltransferase GcvT, producing the protein MSTAPRLTALDALHRSLGATMTDFAGWDMPLRYASERDEHNAVRTKAGLFDLSHMGEITLTGPEAVKALDYALVGNISTVGVGRARYTHICQEDGGIVDDLIVYRLGETEYMVVANASNAQVVLDALTERAAGFDTEVRDDRDAYALIAVQGPESPGILASLTDADLDGLKYYAGLPGTVAGVPALIARTGYTGEDGFELFVAPEHAVELWQALTKAGEGVGLVPAGLSCRDTLRLEAGMPLYGHELTTSLTPFDAGLGRVVKFEKEGEFVGRAALEAAAERAATNPPRKLVGLIAEGRRVPRAGFPVVAGGQVIGEVTSGAPSPTLGKPIAMAYVDAAHAAPGTSGVGVDIRGTHEPYEVVALPFYKRQK; encoded by the coding sequence ATGAGCACTGCCCCCCGCCTGACCGCCCTCGATGCGCTGCACCGTTCGCTCGGTGCGACCATGACCGATTTCGCGGGCTGGGACATGCCCCTGCGGTACGCCAGTGAGCGCGACGAGCACAACGCCGTCCGCACCAAGGCCGGTCTGTTCGACCTGTCCCACATGGGCGAGATCACGCTGACCGGCCCGGAGGCCGTCAAGGCCCTGGACTACGCGCTGGTCGGCAACATCTCCACCGTCGGCGTCGGCCGCGCCCGCTACACGCACATCTGCCAGGAGGACGGCGGGATCGTCGACGACCTGATCGTCTACCGCCTGGGCGAGACCGAGTACATGGTCGTCGCGAACGCCTCCAACGCCCAGGTCGTCCTGGACGCCCTGACCGAGCGCGCCGCCGGGTTCGACACCGAGGTCCGCGACGACCGCGACGCGTACGCGCTGATCGCCGTCCAGGGCCCGGAGTCCCCCGGCATCCTCGCCTCCCTCACGGACGCCGACCTGGACGGCCTGAAGTACTACGCCGGCCTGCCGGGCACCGTCGCGGGCGTGCCCGCGCTGATCGCGCGTACGGGCTACACGGGCGAGGACGGCTTCGAGCTGTTCGTCGCCCCCGAGCACGCCGTCGAGCTGTGGCAGGCGCTGACCAAGGCCGGCGAGGGCGTCGGCCTGGTCCCGGCGGGCCTGTCCTGCCGGGACACCCTGCGCCTGGAGGCGGGCATGCCGCTGTACGGGCACGAGCTGACCACCTCCCTCACCCCGTTCGACGCGGGGCTGGGCCGGGTCGTGAAGTTCGAGAAGGAGGGCGAGTTCGTGGGCCGCGCCGCCCTGGAGGCCGCCGCCGAGCGCGCCGCCACGAACCCGCCGCGCAAGCTGGTCGGCCTGATCGCCGAGGGCCGCCGCGTCCCGCGCGCCGGCTTCCCCGTCGTGGCCGGCGGGCAGGTCATCGGCGAGGTCACGTCGGGTGCCCCGTCCCCGACGCTGGGCAAGCCGATCGCGATGGCGTACGTGGACGCGGCGCACGCCGCGCCCGGCACCTCCGGCGTCGGCGTGGACATTCGCGGTACGCATGAGCCGTACGAGGTCGTGGCCCTGCCGTTCTACAAGCGGCAGAAGTAG
- a CDS encoding AAA family ATPase gives MTVRRFGVLAATGTGAVEGVPAARRARSAGGPVRDLRGRGPHGPQWLGFAEGDIVVVSGLPGGGKSTLIKRAVQGGGIDSQDVRERWERRMPRALPYAVYRPLVRFAHYWGLWRTLRSGASAVVHDCGTQSWVRSLLAAAARRRGRALHLLLLDTTPEEALSGQAARGRGVSAYAFARHRGAVARLLREAESGRLPAGCTSAVLLDRGSAASVTRIAFRQDSA, from the coding sequence ATCACTGTGCGGAGATTCGGAGTGCTGGCGGCGACCGGGACGGGAGCCGTGGAGGGAGTGCCGGCGGCGCGGCGGGCGCGCTCCGCCGGCGGTCCCGTACGCGACCTGCGCGGCCGGGGGCCGCACGGACCGCAGTGGCTCGGCTTCGCCGAAGGGGACATCGTCGTGGTGTCCGGCCTGCCCGGCGGCGGCAAGAGCACGCTGATCAAGCGGGCGGTGCAGGGTGGCGGCATCGACTCCCAGGACGTGCGCGAGCGCTGGGAGCGGCGGATGCCGCGGGCGCTGCCGTACGCGGTCTACCGGCCGCTGGTCCGCTTCGCGCACTACTGGGGGCTGTGGCGGACGCTGCGTTCCGGGGCCTCCGCGGTGGTGCACGACTGCGGGACGCAGAGCTGGGTGCGGAGCCTGCTGGCCGCGGCCGCACGGCGGCGGGGCCGGGCGCTGCACCTGCTGCTGCTGGACACCACCCCCGAGGAGGCCCTGTCCGGGCAGGCGGCGCGGGGGCGGGGGGTGTCGGCGTACGCCTTCGCCCGCCATCGGGGCGCGGTGGCCCGGCTGCTGCGCGAAGCGGAATCGGGCCGCCTCCCCGCGGGCTGCACGTCGGCGGTCCTCCTGGACCGCGGCTCGGCCGCGTCCGTGACCCGCATAGCGTTCCGGCAGGACTCGGCATAG
- a CDS encoding flavodoxin family protein yields MAADYDYSDLTAVYVNCTLKRSPETSNTEGLIDRSRAVMAAAGARTSLIRAVDHDIATGVWPDMTDHGWETDQWPVLYSQIMDADILVLCGPIWLGDNSSVMKQVIERLYACSSILNAQGQYAYYGRVGGALITGNEDGVKHCAMNVLYSLQHLGYAIPPQADAGWIGEAGPGPSYLDPGSGGPENDFTNRNTTFMSWNLMHLAALLKRSGGIPAHGNQRSEWDAGCRFDFPNPEHR; encoded by the coding sequence GTGGCCGCCGACTACGACTACTCCGACCTGACCGCCGTCTACGTCAACTGCACCCTCAAACGGTCGCCCGAGACCAGCAACACCGAGGGCCTGATCGACCGGAGCCGCGCCGTCATGGCGGCGGCCGGCGCCCGGACCTCGCTGATCCGCGCCGTCGACCACGACATCGCCACCGGCGTCTGGCCCGACATGACCGACCACGGCTGGGAAACCGACCAGTGGCCCGTCCTGTACAGCCAGATCATGGACGCCGACATCCTCGTGCTGTGCGGCCCCATCTGGCTCGGCGACAACAGCTCCGTCATGAAGCAGGTCATCGAGCGGCTCTACGCCTGCTCCTCGATCCTGAACGCCCAGGGCCAGTACGCCTATTACGGCCGTGTCGGCGGCGCCCTGATCACCGGCAACGAGGACGGTGTGAAGCACTGCGCCATGAACGTCCTCTACAGCCTCCAGCACCTCGGCTACGCCATCCCGCCGCAGGCCGACGCGGGCTGGATCGGCGAGGCGGGGCCCGGGCCCTCGTACCTCGACCCCGGCTCGGGCGGCCCCGAGAACGACTTCACCAACCGGAACACGACCTTCATGTCGTGGAACCTCATGCACCTGGCGGCCCTGCTGAAGCGCTCCGGCGGGATCCCGGCGCACGGCAACCAGCGCTCGGAGTGGGACGCCGGCTGCCGCTTCGACTTCCCGAACCCCGAGCACCGGTAG
- a CDS encoding enhanced serine sensitivity protein SseB C-terminal domain-containing protein, whose protein sequence is MSASGTAAAGQLEHMLRQVTPGRYESYESLLHALAEGRLWMLLWQGQPGSPDAQYGGMEVEGLGYAPCVTSPQELAASGWSRGYEVVTGRDIARALYPDRWGLWLNPHAQGGGLGIPWADLRRIATGLDRMPAGPLRLSEPALELPQFYGLLTQHAHRTPAVRSLRRAWVQPSLGSPYLAVGLDLYDASGPALESVREMMRQSVGAVPEGVPVCTVALADEHDPVAMWLRAQSRPFYDREGQAPAY, encoded by the coding sequence GTGAGTGCGTCAGGCACGGCCGCGGCCGGGCAGCTCGAGCACATGTTGCGCCAGGTGACTCCCGGGCGCTACGAGAGCTACGAGTCGCTTCTGCACGCCCTCGCCGAGGGCCGCCTGTGGATGCTGCTCTGGCAGGGGCAGCCGGGCTCCCCGGACGCCCAGTACGGCGGCATGGAGGTCGAGGGCCTCGGGTACGCGCCGTGCGTGACCTCCCCCCAGGAACTGGCCGCCAGCGGCTGGAGCCGGGGCTACGAGGTGGTCACCGGCCGGGACATCGCCCGCGCCCTCTACCCGGACCGCTGGGGCCTGTGGCTCAACCCGCACGCCCAGGGCGGCGGCCTCGGCATCCCCTGGGCCGACCTGCGCCGGATCGCCACCGGTCTCGACCGGATGCCGGCCGGCCCGCTGCGGCTGTCCGAGCCCGCCCTGGAGCTCCCGCAGTTCTACGGGCTGCTGACCCAGCACGCGCACCGCACCCCCGCCGTCCGCTCGCTGCGCCGCGCCTGGGTGCAGCCCTCGCTGGGCTCGCCCTACCTCGCGGTCGGGCTCGACCTGTACGACGCCTCCGGGCCCGCGCTGGAATCCGTACGGGAGATGATGCGCCAGTCGGTCGGCGCGGTCCCCGAGGGCGTGCCGGTGTGCACGGTGGCGCTGGCGGACGAGCACGATCCCGTCGCGATGTGGCTGCGCGCCCAGAGCCGCCCTTTCTACGACCGCGAGGGCCAGGCCCCCGCGTACTGA